A window of Gossypium raimondii isolate GPD5lz chromosome 7, ASM2569854v1, whole genome shotgun sequence genomic DNA:
TGATTTCATCAAATTGAATCCTGGTCAAAACTTGTATTTCTGTATGTCCCTTTTACACAGGGAACAGTTTTCATTAGTTTATAGGCTTTTTTTCTGTCTTTGTTGTCACGATTATGCTGCCACCTTCTATTTCTGACCATGCAACCCCTCTCGCTTTTGAAAACTATCCCTTCTACCTGCAGATGTTCACTTATGCTTCAATTTGGGGTGAAGGCAATGCAAAACCTGAAAGACATAATTACTTAGATGATAGGAATATGTGAACAAAACTAGTAATTgtaatgtaattatttatttaaagcaTTATAACTGATGAACTGTTATAgaactttattcttttttaatacattatggcattaatttttatggttttgtttGCACAACCAAAATTGACTCAACTTTTTCTTGATTCAGGTTGCTGTCGACAAGATTTCTGGACGTTCTCGTGGATTTGGATTTATCTCTTTTGATGAGAAAGCGGCCATGGAAGAAGCTATTGAAGCAATGAATGGAATGGACTTGGATGGGCGGAATATAACAGTTGATAGAGCTAAACCTCAACAAGGGTCTGGGAGAGATTATGATGGTGACCGTAACCGCGGACGTGATCGTGACCATGACCGTAACCGGGGCTATGATGGCGGGCGTGGATCTAATGGTGGGGAGTGTTTTAAGTGTGGAAAGCCTGGGCACTTTGCTAGGGAGTGTCCTAGTGATGGGGCTAGAGGTGGCAAGTATGGTGGTAGGGGTGATCGTCATGGTGGAGGTGGTGGCCGTTACGGTCCTGATCGGAATGGAGATCGATTTGGTGGGCGCAGCAGGGATGCAGGTAGTCGTGGGGGATCTGGAAGTGATAGATACAATCGTGATCGATCTGGACCCTATGACCGTCGTGGAACTGGGGGTCCTCGTTCTGGTTAAGATGACTGCTTGTGGTAtgcatatttattttcaatgttCTTTTTTGCTTGCTATTTTCCTGTCTTCTTTTGGattgaaatttatattataattggaCTGATGGAAGCATACTCTGATTGCAGCTGATGAACTAGGTTGCTGCTTTTTGGCAAAGCATGAAGTTTCTTTTTTACAGAATGTGCTCTCTTCATTGTTGTCTGGGTGGAACAATATAATAGTTCAGTCCTTTGAAGTGTGAAACTTGGCACAAACCTACAACTATTTATGTGTTCGTAAAATGCTGTGTTCGATGGAGTTTTGTGCTTTCTTGACATGCACTTTCAAATATGGTCTTATGCTCTCTGCTCCATTTTTTGTGACTCATGCATTACCAACAGCACTTGCCGTTACTTCTGTCCAACTTCTCGTTGACTTTTTCATTGCCCAATTATGGAAGATGGTTTGGTCTTTGCATGGGTATTTGGAAGAATGACGGGGAGGGGTTCACCATTTGGGTTTTGCTTTTTCTCACTTGTGGAGTAGAATCTTTAGTTAGAAGTAATGCCATTTTGTCTGCCCTGTTTTTGCTATCTAGTAAATAAACAGGAGTCAAGCGGgtaatttattttccttatgtATTGCTTTGCTCTGTGctagttttttaattaatagtttGCGCAGTATTAATGCTGTTGACATTTTGGCAGGATGCTTGGCCGTTTCTGGTTTTTATGGATACTTTATTGGGTTTCTTTGTTTCTAATTGGGCATGgtttaataaactttaaaattgcGAGTGCTTTTGGGCGCAGCAAGGCCTCTGCATGCTAATTGAATATTAAGCAGACCCAATGTTCATGGCGCGCTGATGAAAGAGTTCCATTTCCACTAAAATACATCAGCAGCCGCTGTTATTTGGTCCCATATGTCTATACTATGTTGCTCTGTTTGGGTTCAGATTGCCCTTCTTGCCTAGTTTTTCTACCAGGCTCTAGTGTCTCGATCTTTTTGGCTAAGTTCAGACAAGTTGTTGATATATAGTTCTTTCGGCTCAGATCATGCTTTTCAAGTCCTTTACGGTTCGTAGTGTCAAAACTCTTCGACTTTGAGGTTCAGTTTGCTTCTGGGTGTGTAGCAGATTGGTACCTTCTGTTCTTAGCCCTTTCTGAAATATCCCTGAAAGGAAGTTGCTCTTTGGTTCCTTAGTCCTTAAATTGTTGGGGTGTGGTATTTGCATGATGAGATATTTTCTCGGTTTACCTGCTTAATGCATTCTTGCATACTCAATTTGTTTGTTGcgtttatcattttttttcccttttctttttgctgaTTATACCTACGTCGGTGCTTTTTGTATAGGACCTACCGGTTTGGTACTAGACTACTACTAGTAGATGATTAACTAGGATATAGTTCCATCAATtcattgaatgaaattgaattcaTGTTCTTGTAGGTATGCTTTTAGCAGTAGCTTTTCTTAGGATCCAACCATCCACAAAACTACTTTAACTGAATCAAGATTTctttatgtatgtatgcatgcatgagTATGTACACTCGTAACTCTGATGTGTGCTTATTTAGAAGGGATCCTTTTTTTCCCTGCATCTGGATTTATGATATAACGCTGGGAAGTCGTTTAGAGGGCATAGCAGGGACTGGGGATTGCAATTTGGCAATTCCTATGAAAAATGACTTGGATGCGTATCATGTTCATGCAAATTGAGTGGGTTTTGGTTGTCATCAATTTCGAATGATTTTGATATCgggttatattttttttatatttttggatcagagtatttttctttcaaaataattctcaaattattttgagtttggaGCACATTCGGGTACTGATATATTTTACTGTCAGTTTTTGTTTAAGTTACAGTAGAAGGTCAATTTCCTTCAATTCATTTGAACTTTTAGAAACTGGCAAGTtggttattattttgtttgacaTCTAAAGCAATTTTGGTGAAAGCCTGGAAGAGAAATTTGAATTagcgaaaaaaaaaagaaactcgTAGAATAGGGTAGTTGATATTTCCAGGATTTGTGAGATAGGTTTTCAATCTGAAGTAGTAGAACGAATTTAGCTTTCATGACTTGTGGATTGATTATTTACAGCATTTTCCATTAATACTCGCTACTATTAAGTTAGATCATCTACTAAATTTATTAGAAACTTGAAATAATATTGATtcctttatttaaatatttagtcattttaccatCTCAATCAAGCaatattttgacatatttataagggtttttttattaatctttgGCTATTTTTGAAGTGATTTTATTTATGGAATCCATTTGTCCAGAATATTTAAAAAGTGCTGTATAAAAGGAATAATACACACGAAAATATGTTATACTTAacctttttacttaatcaatAGTGGAATCTAAaaggaacaaaataaaatttacacatGACATAACTATATCGTGAGAGTGAGACTGAACGTAATTGCGGATGGTAGGACTTGAATCCTAACCTTTAAAGTTTAGGGTCTCAACTTTTATCAATTATGTTAAAGCCTTTGGCCttgatgattattatttttatcgcATTGCACATGATTTTgcctaatttttaattactaaatatatttttataataaaaattcattattttgaaaaataatttagataataaaataatgaaaataaaaagaaaatagaaacaagtaataataaaatattaagtaaatagATAAAAGTAAATTGGCATTTGAATATGAGTTAgaatttcacatataaaaatcatCACTTTAATACTTCACTGCTTTTGACATAATATTTTACAACATAATgaaaaacaatattaataattatataaataatagtagAACTActgaatatcaaataataataactaaacatctcaaataagaatgagaataatatatatatatatatatatatatatatttttttttttgtgatgaaaacaaaatctattaaaatatgttttatatatatgtgtgtgtgttggTTTGTGAGACATGGTAACAAATAAGCTTAACACTCCTTTTGATTCTTGCATTATAGTTATATTATCAGTttgatatttgtattatttttatcaaacttttgtactttatttttattatcagtTTGACCCATATATTTTCGTTCTATTAATCCCTTACttcaactcaaattttattaaaaaaatagaccAATTAATGGCACGCTCACATGTCAAGGAAAAAATCacttgaaaatgttaaaatataaaaaaaactaaaaaatcattagaaataaaaaaatcataaaactcCCCAAAATcttaaaacctaaaaaacataaaaattataatctatttttgaaaattataaaaataaaattataagcatgcaaaacattaaaataaaataaaatattcataatctaaataaaattaacaattataaGTATATGAAACttcaaaaaagttaaaaatgtctttctttagaattttagttttagaaaattttagatttttatgaatttattaaagattttatggatccttttaaaaatttagggttttttttgcattttatgaattttttatattttaaagaaattttgagtttttagtaaaaaattggCTATTTTACCAAAGTAgtccaaaaaatattatatttacaaaaataacccaggtttaaaaacaatcaccaaaataacctaaaagtAACAGTAAAATTGGGttgtggcctgtcaatggcTGGAACCCACTCGTATTTTGCACCCATGATTGCCTAATAATTGTGTTagacttaaaaaatttaattttttgggttttggcctGTCAATAACCGgaacccatgtatttttttaaaattatataatactgatatatgaaaaaggaaaaaaaagaaaaaggaaaaaaaaatttgggtgctgGCTTGTCAATAGCCGGCACCcagtacaatttaaaaaaaaattattttttgtgtcagaatcagatatcagtatacgaaaaaagtaaaaaaaaaattttgggtgccGGCCtatcaatggccggcacccagtacaatttaaattatttttttagtgtCAAAATCGATATCGATatctgaaaaagtaaaaaaaatttgggtcttGGCCTATCAATGGTAAGCACCaagacaatttaaaaaattctttttttgtgTCGAATCGATATCGaatctgaaaaaataaaaaaatttgggtgttggcacatcaatggcggcaccaagacaatttaaaaaaattttgtgtcGAATCGGATATCGATTatctgaaaaagtaaaaaaatttgggtcttTGGCTTTGTTAATGGCCGACACCACCTTGTAATGGCCGTCATTAAACTCTCTATATAGTGAGTGGTTTGGGTGTAAATGgaatgagaaaatttttgagagaGGCATAAAAATTATAGTGTTTCGTAGTATATTAGGAAATGAGTTTTTTTGGATCGGATAGTGTATGGAGTTTTCCGTAGTGTACAACAAAATTTCGGGGTTGAATTATATATTGTCATATTTTAATGGAGTTGAATTATATACTGTCATATTTTCGTGTAATAACTTTTTCAAacgtttgtatttttatattatcgggtaataatttatttttttgtattaatattgtagaatgattgtatttttttgtgtatgtaaatttaatttatcgTGTAGTATTAGTTATTAGAATTTGACAGCCCTAGTTGGACTGCTATGTCTTGCAGCGTAATGCTTACCTCCCCACATGGGAGGTGGAATGTATGTGTCTCCGGGCGCCATCTTTCAACTAATGCCGATATTAAATCGGCCCGTAGCTCAGATGTTTGAATGTACGCGGCAACCCCAAAACCCGCGACATTCAAATACGATATAACTCTTTGGTCGGGAAAATAACCGGGATCATGCAACCGGGGTCTAACAATTCTGTACAAATCCTGCatttatagtaaatatataatgttatatttatcgttttaaaaacaatttaaaagaatatttaaaattaaagaagacattttatttctcgaTTACCTTGTGCACAATGCTTGCAATGTGGTTGTTGTCATTTAAAAGAACATTCGGATTGGGATCCATGTAGTGATATGCGGTCGTCGACGATTGATAAATTTTGGGAAGAGCGGCGGTCGTCGGCTGTGGTTGAGAGTGGTGGGTGGAATGACCTATTTATAGTGGGGGACCATTTTGAAATGAGGGCAAAAGTGGAAAAAAGATAATACTTttgacaactttttttttcattcaatttaatttatttcaatgtttGAAATTAAGGCATGCCGTAAATTGCTATAATTGTTCTGactaacttttcaaatttcatttatttctattcCATCTATCTTTGACtcacttttcaaatttcatttgtttctatcCAATTTATTTTGACTCACTTTTCtgaatttcatttaattcaattcaatctcatttattttaacaaatccATCTGAcactcttttttttcattcagtctcattaatttcaaatttttttcctacatctaacacctttttttttcattaaatctCCGCGAACAACTCAACTGGACTAGAATTTTCTATTCTAGGCGGGAAATAAATTGCTATCATTGtaccaaaatcatcatcatcttcaagctcCATTTCTGAGAACTTTAGCGGATCAGTTGAAATCGGAAATCTATAAAACAGTCTCGACATTTGCTTTCCGCAACAGCTTGCTATCTTTGTACTAATTTTTCGTTTGAAATCCGACAACGAAATCTATTTGTtgaatctcattcctattttttTCCGGCTTTGAAATACACATCTTTCTTCATTTGTATTTATCATTTCACCATCGAAATGAACATAAACAAACAGTATTTGagaactcattttcaaaaaatattgcTTTCTTTTAAacagaggaaaaaaaaattcaaactagacaaaatggaatatgaaatgccctatatatatatgataaatttggtgccggccattgacaggccagcacctaaatttttttttttacttttttcgtatatTGATATCTGATTCTGACGcgaaaaaaaaggaattttttttaaattgtactgggtgccggccattgataggccagcacccaaattttttaattttttcagatATTGATATATCGATTCGacacgaatttttttaaattgtcttTGGTGCCGCCATTGATGAGCcaacacccaaatttttttacttttttagtaTACTAATATCGATTCGacacaaaaaaatttttaaaaattgtcttGGTGCCGCCATTGATAGGCCAaagacccaaattttttttttactttttcagatCTTGATATCGATTCGAcacgaaaaaaaatttattttttaaaattgtcttTGGTGCCGACCATTTGCCAAAgaccccaaatttttttttccttttccttttttttttctttttcgaatatcaatattatacaattttaaaaaatacatgggtTCCGGCCATTGTggtcaaaacccaaaaaataatttttaagtcgACACAATTATTAGGCAATCATGGGTGCAAAACGAGTGGGTTCTGCCATTTGTGCCACAACCCAATTTCTTTATTccttttaggttattttggtgattgttttaAACTTgagttattttgtaaatataatatttttggactattttggtaaaatagccaaaaaatttcatattaatattgaaatttctaaaaaaagcctaaaataagcaattttaaaagttttatgaaaatttttaattttttttgatgttCTGCATACTtgtaatcttaatttttttataatttccaaaaatagattataattttttagtgtttttttaatttttaagtttatatactttttgggttttaat
This region includes:
- the LOC105787944 gene encoding glycine-rich RNA-binding protein RZ1A — its product is MPEDVEYRCFIGNLSWSTSDRGLKDAFEKFGNLIEAKVAVDKISGRSRGFGFISFDEKAAMEEAIEAMNGMDLDGRNITVDRAKPQQGSGRDYDGDRNRGRDRDHDRNRGYDGGRGSNGGECFKCGKPGHFARECPSDGARGGKYGGRGDRHGGGGGRYGPDRNGDRFGGRSRDAGSRGGSGSDRYNRDRSGPYDRRGTGGPRSG